One window of the Shewanella litorisediminis genome contains the following:
- a CDS encoding TraR/DksA C4-type zinc finger protein translates to MTIANTRQALSQLEAILREEIAALPFPELQRSTMTASLSELIDTLTGLHLADDPIYDRLTRLDAAQCQLDLGLYGLCADCESEIEQERLIRDPTEQRCLACDDHYRHEHRHELRLNH, encoded by the coding sequence GTGACCATAGCCAATACAAGACAAGCTTTATCGCAGCTTGAAGCCATACTCAGGGAAGAAATAGCGGCACTCCCCTTTCCCGAGCTACAACGCTCGACCATGACAGCCTCGCTGAGCGAGCTGATTGATACACTCACCGGACTGCATTTGGCCGATGACCCCATCTATGACAGGTTAACCCGTCTGGATGCAGCACAGTGCCAGCTCGATCTCGGACTGTATGGTCTGTGCGCCGATTGTGAATCCGAAATAGAGCAGGAGCGGCTCATTCGGGATCCCACCGAGCAGCGCTGCCTGGCCTGTGACGACCATTATCGCCACGAGCACAGACACGAACTGCGACTCAACCACTGA